The following are from one region of the Gossypium hirsutum isolate 1008001.06 chromosome D03, Gossypium_hirsutum_v2.1, whole genome shotgun sequence genome:
- the LOC121215574 gene encoding uncharacterized protein: MSSFAPFLLILSSLALVSIGRCEERAPHGIAYESPMAFSPSAYDFFHPKTPCVASTCSPLPVAAQVDGSKALASKVSSGHGVGAGGVAAGIVFGLAFAVLLAMGVYYVLNTRRVNANRANSVQPDA, translated from the coding sequence ATGAGTTCATTTGCTCCTTTCTTGCTTATCTTATCTTCTCTAGCTTTAGTTTCCATTGGCAGATGTGAAGAAAGAGCTCCTCATGGCATTGCATACGAGAGCCCCATGGCCTTTTCCCCctcagcatatgacttttttcATCCCAAAACCCCTTGTGTAGCTTCCACGTGCTCACCATTGCCTGTTGCAGCTCAAGTTGATGGTTCAAAAGCACTTGCAAGCAAGGTGTCATCAGGGCATGGAGTGGGAGCTGGTGGAGTTGCTGCTGGCATTGTCTTTGGTTTGGCATTTGCAGTGCTTTTGGCAATGGGTGTTTACTATGTGCTCAACACCCGTCGTGTTAATGCGAATCGAGCCAACTCGGTTCAACCTGATGCCTAA
- the LOC107963873 gene encoding probable aquaporin PIP2-2, which yields MTKDIETTAEQGGGAEFSAKDYQDPPPAPLIDLEELTKWSLYRAAIAEFIATLLFLYVTVLTVIGYKVQTDPVKNTVDPDCGGVGILGIAWAFGGMIFILVYCTAGISGGHINPAVTFGLFVGRKVSLIRALLYMVAQCLGAICGCGLVKAFQKTYYNSYGGGANELQDGFNKGTGLGAEIIGTFVLVYTVFSATDPKRSARDSHVPVLAPLPIGFAVFMVHLATIPITGTGINPARSFGAAVIYNQEKAWDDQWIFWVGPFIGAFVAAFYHQYILRAAAIKALGSFRSNA from the exons ATGACTAAGGATATTGAGACCACGGCGGAGCAAGGCGGCGGAGCGGAGTTCTCAGCGAAGGACTACCAGGACCCACCACCGGCACCGTTGATTGACTTGGAAGAACTCACCAAATGGTCGCTTTATAGGGCGGCGATCGCTGAGTTCATTGCCACCCTTCTTTTCTTGTATGTCACGGTGTTGACTGTGATCGGGTATAAAGTCCAAACCGACCCGGTAAAGAATACTGTTGACCCGGATTGTGGTGGTGTTGGTATACTTGGTATTGCTTGGGCTTTTGGTGGCATGATCTTTATCCTTGTTTACTGCACTGCTGGTATCTCTG GAGGACACATCAACCCGGCGGTGACGTTTGGACTGTTCGTGGGGCGGAAGGTGTCACTGATCCGAGCCCTGTTGTACATGGTGGCTCAGTGCTTGGGTGCAATCTGTGGGTGTGGGTTGGTGAAGGCTTTCCAAAAGACTTACTACAATAGCTATGGAGGTGGTGCCAACGAGCTCCAAGATGGGTTCAACAAGGGCACCGGCTTGGGTGCTGAGATCATTGGCACCTTCGTTCTTGTCTACACTGTCTTCTCAGCCACTGATCCCAAGAGGAGTGCAAGGGATTCCCATGTTCCT gtgTTGGCACCACTTCCCATTGGATTTGCCGTGTTCATGGTTCACCTTGCCACTATCCCTATCACTGGCACTGGCATCAATCCAGCAAGGAGCTTTGGAGCTGCTGTGATTTACAACCAAGAAAAAGCTTGGGATGATCAA TGGATATTCTGGGTTGGACCCTTCATTGGTGCTTTCGTTGCAGCCTTTTACCACCAATACATCCTAAGAGCAGCAGCCATTAAAGCCCTTGGATCTTTCAGGAGCAATGCTTAA